A stretch of DNA from Ricinus communis isolate WT05 ecotype wild-type chromosome 4, ASM1957865v1, whole genome shotgun sequence:
GTCCACTAGGATATTAGAGGTCAGACCAAAGAACCTATGCATTCTCGCTCCCATCAACCAGGAGGTAGTCAAGAGAAGAAGCCTAGCTTGGAAGAGTTGATGACGAAGTTCATTGCAACTTCAGAGAACATATTTCAATAAACGGACACTGCCATTCGGAATCAACAAGCTtcaattcagaacttggaaaaTCAAATTGGGCAGTTGTCTAGGGTGATGGCTGAGAGGCAGCCGGGCACTCTTCCAAGTAACATAGAGTCTAATCCAAGGAAGCGTGCTAAAGCAATTACTTTGAGATCAGGTAAGGAACTTCCTAGTCCATCTATGCCTTTTACTAATGATGATTCTGATGTGTAGGTGGATGAGTCGAAAAAGGAAGACAAGCCTGAggagaaaggaaaggaagtaGTTGAAGAGAAGGAGGATTCGAAGAAGATCCCCCTGAGGCTATACCAACCTCCCATTGCATATCCTACAAGACTCAAGCACGATAAAGTTGATCAGCAATTCGGTAAatttttagatctttttaaacaattgcggattaacttgccttttattgaagCTATCTCGCAGATGGCAAAGTATGTGAAGTTTTTAAAGGAGATTCTAaccaacaagaggaagttagaGGATTTGGGATTGGTGACCTTGAATGCAAAATGCTCAGCAATGTTTCAGAGCAAGATTCCAGTCAAACGACGTGacccagggagttttactataccTTGTTTGATTGgggataaattgaaattgctggcattagctgatttgggagCTAGCATCAATTTGATGGCTAGCTCATTGTTTAAGGAGTTAGGACTAAGCACTTCTAAGTTAActcctactaggatgagtataCAACTAGCAGACAGAACTGTTAAGTACCCAAAAGGAATTATAGAGGATGTGCTAGTTAGAGttgacaaatttatatttcctgtggaTTTTGTTGTCATGGATATGAATGGTGAGAGTGATGTTCCATTAATCCTAGGTAGACCATTTTTAGCTATATCTAAAGCTTTGATAGATAATAGCGGAAAGCTGAAActtagggtagatgatgagagCATTACGTTTGATTTGACTAAATCCTTGAGACACCCATATGAGCACGATGGTACTATGTGTTCGATTGATTTTGTTGATGATATTGTGGAGTCTCAATTGCAGGAAATGTTGATTGATGATCCTTTATAAGTGgcaatgcaagaaaatgagGATAATTTGTCCAATgaacaagtgttggagcagtTAGAGCACTTATTAGCTGCTGATGTTAATGATGACAAGACTGATGGTTTTGTTGATCTTGACAGGTCAGGAGTAAAGAAGTTGAAGCCTACTTTGGAGGAGCCGCCCGttcttgagttgaaagagTTATCAACGCACTTAATGTATGCCTACTTAGATGAAGCAAAGTGCTTACCGGTCATTATTTCCGCTCATCTAGGGAGATGGTGCTGTGTATTTTGAGAAGGTATGCAAAGGCATTTACGTATAAGACGGCTGACATACCAGGGATAAACCCGAGTTATTGCCTTCATAAGATTTTGATGGAGGATGAGTTCAAACCGGTGGTGCAGCCACAAAGGCGGTTGAACCCTCATATGAAGGAGGTGGttaaaaaggaggtaattaaacttcagcggtgtatgatggccattttccatgacatgatagaggagtcgatggaggtcttcatggatgacttctctgtaTTTGGTAACTCTTTTTCCCATGGTTTGCATAATTTGGAAAggatgttagctaggtgtGTTGAAGCTAACCTTGTATTGAAttgggaaaaatgtcattttatggttcAAGAGGGTATATTGTTAGGACATAAAGTGTCGGGATGGAAGTAGATAGAGCTAAAATGAAAGTTATAAGTAAGCTACCTCCCCCTACTTCGGTTAGGGCTATTAGAAGTTTCTTAGGGCATGTAGGGTTTTATAGAAGATTCATTAAAGACTTTTCTAAGATTACTAGGcctttaactcaattgctATTAAAAGATGTACCTTTTGTATTTGATGATGATTGTTTAGaagcttttgagttattaaaggaaaaaataaccaCGGCTCCCATCATGGTTTCTCCTGATTGGGAGCTGCCCTTTGAGcttatgtgcgatgctagtgattttgcagttggagctgttttaggcCAATGTAAGGAGAAGAAGTTCCAACATATTTACTACACTAGCAAGACGCTTACGGATGCCCAAGAACACTGTACCATCACAGAGAAGGAGCTCCTGGATGTCGTGTTcgcttttaataaatttcgtTCCTACCTTGTGCTGTCAAAGACAATCGTTTACACGGATCATTCTGCtttaaggtatttattttcaaagcatggTTCTAAGCCTAGATTGATTCGTTGGGTTCTTTTATTGTAGGAATTTGACttggaaattaaggacaaacGATGAGCTGAAAATCTTGCAGCAGACCATCTTTCTCGATTGGAGAAGCCGCACTTGGAGGAGCTTAATAAGCAAGAGATTGATGACTTCTTTTCGGATGAGCATTTATGCTCAATGCAGGTGACAAATGCTATTC
This window harbors:
- the LOC125369853 gene encoding uncharacterized protein LOC125369853, encoding MATNTYQWQTPRARGPKPAVYRAEVDPTAALAAQVELLSKKIEQLHMPVQAAQPRCEFCRGPHYSANCNAGGMFASSMPTNVSNFEHVDYVDESKKEDKPEEKGKEVVEEKEDSKKIPLRLYQPPIAYPTRLKHDKVDQQFGKFLDLFKQLRINLPFIEAISQMAKYVKFLKEILTNKRKLEDLGLVTLNAKCSAMFQSKIPVKRRDPGSFTIPCLIGDKLKLLALADLGASINLMASSLFKELGLSTSKLTPTRMSIQLADRTVKYPKGIIEDVLVRVDKFIFPVDFVVMDMNGESDVPLILGRPFLAISKALIDNSGKLKLRVDDESITFDLTKSLRHPYEHDGTMCSIDFVDDIVESQLQEMLIDDPL